The Thiomonas sp. FB-Cd genome includes a window with the following:
- a CDS encoding MliC family protein, with protein sequence MQTSQHPPSSGCQRLGTVFGTVALAALLAGCETAVPLNGPAPIVNIPMSAPPARVPPAPRNTYSPPPAPSAQPPAAEAQPLQPTPGIAVQPLAPESAPLPAPLAPSSQAAPPASGAMAPPAVSVYPPVPTAPAQQPMPSASGPQPSGPLPANAVRFVCNDGTSFIATFGDVSVTLSTALGVVRLDQTVAADGARYKNGDLQVWFKGRQATVTNLTQAGGSALCVEQR encoded by the coding sequence TTGCAAACTTCGCAACACCCGCCGTCCTCCGGGTGCCAGCGCCTTGGGACCGTCTTTGGCACCGTCGCGCTTGCTGCGCTGCTGGCGGGCTGCGAGACCGCGGTGCCCCTCAATGGGCCCGCGCCGATCGTCAACATCCCGATGAGTGCGCCGCCAGCTCGCGTCCCGCCCGCGCCGCGCAACACGTACAGCCCGCCACCTGCGCCAAGCGCCCAGCCGCCCGCTGCGGAAGCTCAGCCCCTGCAGCCCACGCCCGGGATTGCCGTGCAGCCGCTGGCGCCCGAATCGGCGCCCCTGCCCGCTCCGCTCGCACCCAGTTCACAAGCCGCGCCCCCTGCCTCAGGCGCCATGGCACCCCCTGCAGTCTCGGTATACCCGCCGGTTCCCACTGCGCCGGCGCAGCAGCCAATGCCGTCTGCCTCCGGCCCGCAACCATCGGGGCCGTTGCCGGCCAACGCCGTGCGTTTCGTGTGCAATGACGGCACGTCATTTATCGCCACGTTTGGCGACGTCAGCGTCACACTTTCCACCGCCTTGGGCGTCGTACGGCTCGACCAGACGGTCGCCGCCGATGGTGCCCGCTACAAGAACGGCGACCTGCAAGTCTGGTTCAAGGGCCGCCAGGCAACCGTGACCAACCTCACCCAAGCCGGGGGCAGCGCGCTATGCGTGGAGCAGCGTTGA
- a CDS encoding murein transglycosylase A — MIRSRARGAWLLERSRAAARRAALALACALLASCASPPSQAPLRSAPIAPAAAPSAPPGAMAPLTGNGLRLQPASFDDLPGWQADDFGNVWSAWLQDCRAPVPQLAAACAAARGVAADDIAAQRAFFEQWFQPWQAASVNGQDQGLVTGYYEPVFRGSRTRGWPYVVPIYGLPGDLLARPDAPDGITRGRIAWSNGRKELLPYWSRAQVSADPQALAALGRHVVAWLDSAVDALFLQVQGSGLVELPDGHMLRLSYAGDNGWPYKSVGRWLLEQGELRGTVTMQIIRAWAQMHPNRLPQMLDANPRMVFFHATPLEHPGRGPIGAMGVPLTPMRSVAVDKRLLTLGTPLWLATNVAGQPFTRLVFAQDVGGAITGSLRADLFFGTGDAAGDAAGRMQSPGRMWVLLPRGVAP; from the coding sequence ATGATCCGGTCGCGCGCACGAGGCGCATGGCTGCTTGAGCGCTCCCGTGCCGCGGCGCGACGGGCAGCGCTGGCACTGGCTTGTGCCCTGCTCGCCAGCTGCGCGTCACCGCCTTCTCAGGCGCCGTTGCGCTCCGCACCCATCGCGCCCGCCGCCGCGCCGAGTGCACCGCCTGGGGCCATGGCGCCGCTCACCGGCAACGGATTGCGCCTGCAACCCGCCAGTTTCGACGACCTGCCGGGGTGGCAGGCTGATGATTTCGGCAACGTCTGGTCAGCCTGGCTTCAGGACTGCCGCGCCCCGGTGCCCCAGCTGGCTGCGGCGTGCGCCGCGGCACGCGGCGTGGCCGCTGATGACATCGCTGCCCAGCGCGCGTTTTTCGAGCAATGGTTCCAGCCCTGGCAAGCCGCCAGCGTAAACGGGCAGGATCAGGGGCTCGTCACCGGCTACTACGAGCCCGTATTCAGGGGATCGCGCACTCGCGGCTGGCCTTACGTCGTACCGATCTACGGCTTGCCGGGTGACCTGCTGGCCCGGCCCGATGCACCGGACGGCATCACACGCGGCCGCATCGCATGGAGCAACGGGCGCAAGGAGCTCCTTCCCTACTGGAGCCGCGCACAAGTCAGCGCAGATCCGCAGGCATTGGCCGCGCTTGGGCGCCATGTCGTGGCGTGGCTGGACAGCGCCGTCGACGCGCTCTTTCTTCAAGTGCAGGGCTCCGGCCTGGTGGAGTTGCCCGACGGGCACATGCTGCGCCTGAGCTACGCAGGCGACAACGGCTGGCCGTATAAATCCGTAGGCCGCTGGCTCCTCGAGCAAGGTGAGCTCCGAGGCACGGTGACCATGCAGATCATCCGCGCGTGGGCGCAGATGCACCCGAACCGCCTGCCGCAAATGCTCGACGCCAACCCGCGCATGGTGTTCTTTCACGCCACGCCGCTCGAGCACCCCGGACGCGGCCCCATCGGGGCCATGGGCGTGCCACTCACGCCCATGCGCAGCGTGGCGGTGGACAAGCGACTGCTCACGCTTGGCACACCGTTGTGGCTTGCCACAAACGTTGCTGGGCAACCATTCACCCGCCTGGTGTTTGCCCAGGATGTCGGCGGCGCCATTACGGGCTCGCTTCGCGCGGACTTGTTCTTTGGCACCGGGGACGCCGCCGGGGATGCGGCCGGGCGCATGCAATCGCCGGGACGCATGTGGGTGTTGCTGCCGCGCGGCGTTGCACCCTGA